A part of Halobacillus shinanisalinarum genomic DNA contains:
- a CDS encoding asparagine synthase-related protein, giving the protein MSNWPSWINTEDHIGSQYPFYSTNNRNPNFSLNFNEILLDNTMDDYELDLQSIIDILMRGYIIGDKTLVKSIKRAPWLSRYNEKLNKWDYFDLPPHDKKLIDPKIAAVTLKELLYEEILNYIADAKRVGILLSGGMDSRILAGLLKETQINKEFSGDVVVYNWGVSDSRDVWYAKRIAEEYNWDYKHFPLNSDVLKQNFYLVQKVGAEVFPYNLHAMNAVGNDTDSDIVLAGSYGDTLGRAEYNGTPLKEVPPIVHRNANKLGLLKQKLVQDFYGEIKRESMSYRDSVDKHKREEYQYRETEYQRNHSRRYLTTAMSIIAMRKPLYQIFTSPKVVQYLWGLDLSIRSDILYSHILPLLPGEISLIPWARTGMIFGSNEEINVDNGRPSSHQYGDWLRNELRSFIESELDLNLIANIGIFNEKSLDRIYKLWPKSYAGNLNKLDATISWLTAFSIFLKNNNVSNQKVYKYSTKDKINSITVSTKIQGYTMIKEKLKNGRKR; this is encoded by the coding sequence ATGAGTAACTGGCCTAGCTGGATAAACACAGAAGACCACATTGGAAGTCAATACCCCTTTTATTCAACTAATAATCGGAATCCAAATTTTAGTTTAAACTTTAATGAGATTTTATTAGATAACACAATGGATGATTATGAACTTGATCTACAATCAATTATAGATATATTGATGAGGGGGTATATTATAGGTGATAAAACCCTCGTGAAATCTATTAAACGCGCACCATGGTTATCAAGATATAATGAAAAATTAAATAAATGGGATTACTTTGACTTGCCACCGCATGATAAAAAATTAATTGATCCTAAAATAGCAGCAGTCACCCTAAAAGAACTTTTATATGAAGAAATACTGAATTATATAGCTGATGCTAAACGGGTTGGTATTCTTTTATCGGGTGGAATGGATAGTAGAATCTTGGCTGGTTTATTAAAAGAGACACAAATTAACAAGGAATTTAGTGGGGATGTAGTTGTTTATAATTGGGGAGTTTCAGATAGTAGAGATGTGTGGTATGCAAAGAGAATAGCTGAAGAGTACAATTGGGATTATAAGCATTTTCCGCTGAACTCAGATGTTCTAAAACAAAATTTTTATTTAGTACAAAAAGTAGGAGCGGAAGTTTTTCCATATAATTTACATGCAATGAATGCTGTTGGAAATGATACAGATAGTGATATTGTCTTGGCAGGGAGTTATGGTGATACTTTAGGGAGAGCAGAATATAACGGTACTCCACTCAAAGAGGTACCGCCTATTGTTCATAGGAACGCGAATAAGTTAGGTTTATTAAAACAGAAACTAGTACAGGATTTTTATGGAGAAATAAAAAGGGAATCTATGAGTTATAGGGATTCTGTAGACAAACACAAGCGTGAAGAATACCAATATAGAGAAACTGAATACCAAAGGAACCACTCTAGAAGATATTTAACTACAGCAATGAGCATTATTGCAATGAGGAAGCCTTTGTATCAGATCTTTACTTCTCCTAAAGTTGTTCAGTATTTATGGGGGTTGGACCTTTCAATAAGGTCAGATATATTATATAGCCATATATTGCCATTGTTACCGGGCGAAATCTCTCTAATTCCTTGGGCTAGAACCGGTATGATATTTGGAAGTAATGAAGAAATAAATGTCGATAACGGAAGGCCCTCCTCACATCAATACGGGGATTGGTTAAGAAATGAACTAAGAAGTTTTATAGAATCTGAATTAGATTTAAACTTAATAGCAAATATCGGTATTTTTAATGAAAAATCCTTAGACAGGATTTATAAACTGTGGCCTAAATCTTACGCAGGAAACCTGAACAAGTTAGATGCAACAATCAGTTGGCTTACTGCATTTTCCATTTTTCTTAAGAACAATAACGTGAGTAACCAAAAGGTTTATAAGTATAGCACTAAAGACAAAATAAATTCAATAACTGTATCAACTAAGATTCAAGGTTATACCATGATAAAAGAAAAACTAAAAAATGGGAGAAAACGATAA
- a CDS encoding polysaccharide biosynthesis protein gives MTTALKKRLILLIIIDSIIVSFSIYMSHFFLNPYVATFDWMMFVSALTLLLTHHLFSSMLGMYKKKWRYASMEELIGIMLVVSLSIVSTAAIQALAYNMIYERALIITWMLHILLIGGVRFAWRYYKTYGLTLNPKRKKTKLVRNNPNLKTTLIVGAGSAGRMLARQMKGSMEVDTNIVGFVDDDFTMHHLTISGLPVLGSTKKIEELSKKYGINHIVIAMPSVERNRIKHIIQESQKVVKNVQTLPMIEDIALGNVSVNQIRDVSIEDLLGRDPVELDIDSISSEIKGKTILVTGAGGSIGSEICRQLVKFGPNKLILLGHGENSIYTIHMELKQLDIDTELLTVIADVQDRDRIFEIVSGYQPSYIYHAAAHKHVPLMEFNPKEAVKNNVIGTKNVAEAADTAGVENFVLISSDKAVNPTNVMGATKRVAEMVVQSLSKTSRTKFVAVRFGNVLGSRGSVIPLFKKQIASGGPVTVTHPDMTRYFMTIPEASRLVIQAGTLARGGEIFVLDMGEPVKIVDLARNLISLSGFREEEIGIEFAGIRPGEKMYEELLGEHEVHPKQIFPKIYIGVNNELPVTDLYNFINYEVNTLANEEIKFSVFRLLELKGDGLTSKNKMVENI, from the coding sequence ATGACTACAGCTTTGAAAAAAAGATTGATTTTATTAATAATCATCGATTCTATTATTGTCTCTTTCTCAATATATATGTCCCACTTTTTCCTAAATCCATACGTAGCTACATTTGATTGGATGATGTTTGTTTCTGCTTTAACTTTGCTGCTTACACATCATCTCTTCTCTAGTATGTTAGGCATGTATAAGAAAAAGTGGCGATATGCCAGTATGGAAGAACTTATCGGTATAATGTTAGTCGTTTCCTTATCCATTGTATCGACTGCGGCTATTCAAGCTTTAGCTTATAATATGATATATGAACGTGCTCTTATTATTACTTGGATGCTACATATATTACTGATCGGTGGGGTTCGATTTGCTTGGAGGTACTATAAAACTTACGGGCTTACATTGAATCCTAAACGGAAGAAGACCAAATTGGTTAGAAATAATCCAAATTTGAAAACAACACTTATCGTAGGAGCAGGGTCTGCGGGGCGTATGTTAGCACGCCAAATGAAGGGCTCGATGGAAGTGGATACAAATATTGTTGGTTTTGTCGACGACGACTTCACGATGCACCACTTGACGATTAGTGGCTTACCTGTGCTTGGGAGCACGAAAAAAATTGAAGAGCTTTCAAAGAAATATGGAATCAATCACATAGTTATTGCAATGCCTTCGGTTGAGCGCAATCGTATTAAACATATTATTCAGGAATCACAAAAGGTAGTGAAAAACGTTCAAACTCTGCCCATGATTGAGGACATCGCACTAGGGAATGTATCCGTCAATCAAATTCGTGATGTTTCCATCGAAGACTTATTAGGAAGAGATCCAGTCGAGTTAGACATTGATTCTATATCTAGTGAAATCAAGGGAAAGACAATTTTAGTAACGGGGGCAGGTGGATCGATCGGTTCGGAAATTTGCCGTCAGCTCGTGAAGTTCGGTCCGAATAAACTGATACTATTAGGTCATGGAGAAAATAGCATTTATACCATTCATATGGAACTAAAACAATTAGATATAGATACAGAACTTCTTACAGTGATCGCTGATGTTCAAGATCGTGATCGAATCTTTGAAATAGTGAGTGGATATCAACCGTCTTACATTTATCATGCAGCAGCACATAAGCATGTACCTTTAATGGAATTCAATCCGAAAGAAGCTGTTAAAAATAATGTTATTGGTACGAAGAACGTAGCAGAGGCAGCTGATACGGCTGGAGTAGAAAACTTTGTGCTTATCTCTTCTGATAAAGCCGTTAACCCAACCAATGTAATGGGAGCAACCAAACGTGTAGCTGAAATGGTGGTTCAATCATTAAGTAAGACGAGCCGGACAAAGTTTGTAGCCGTACGATTTGGTAATGTGCTAGGGAGTCGTGGTAGTGTAATCCCACTGTTTAAGAAACAGATTGCATCCGGGGGTCCTGTGACAGTGACCCATCCTGATATGACACGCTATTTCATGACGATCCCTGAAGCTTCGAGGTTAGTGATACAAGCGGGGACCTTAGCTCGAGGGGGAGAGATCTTTGTGTTGGATATGGGAGAACCAGTGAAGATTGTTGACTTGGCAAGGAATCTTATATCTCTTTCTGGCTTTAGAGAGGAAGAGATTGGGATTGAGTTCGCTGGGATACGACCTGGTGAGAAGATGTATGAGGAGCTTCTCGGTGAGCATGAGGTTCATCCTAAGCAGATTTTCCCTAAAATATATATAGGGGTAAACAATGAATTACCCGTTACGGATCTTTATAATTTCATTAATTATGAAGTGAATACACTTGCCAATGAAGAGATCAAGTTCAGCGTTTTTAGATTACTAGAATTAAAGGGTGATGGTTTAACATCTAAGAATAAAATGGTTGAAAACATTTGA
- a CDS encoding tyrosine-protein phosphatase yields the protein MIDIHSHILPGVDDGAQSIEESIKMAEAAVADGIDTIIATPHHQNGKYNNYKNNITIQVAELNRYLSNYDIPLTVLPGQETRIHGEMIEGIRNDEILTLNGQDSYVFVEFPSDTVPRYASKLLFDIQVEGYQPIIVHPERNRHIIQNPDTLYNLVKKGAYTQITAASLCGRFGKNIKKFTHQLIEANLTHLIASDAHNTTSRGFCMKEAYGELQKNYGHSMVYLFVENAEYVAEGQALASDVPQHVKRKKFLGLF from the coding sequence TTGATTGACATTCATAGCCATATCCTCCCGGGTGTTGATGACGGTGCCCAATCCATAGAAGAAAGCATCAAGATGGCCGAAGCAGCAGTAGCAGACGGCATTGATACCATTATTGCTACCCCCCACCATCAAAACGGGAAGTACAACAACTACAAGAATAACATCACGATCCAGGTGGCTGAGCTCAATCGGTATCTATCTAACTACGATATTCCATTAACGGTACTACCAGGACAAGAAACACGTATACATGGCGAGATGATCGAAGGAATTAGGAACGATGAAATCCTCACCTTAAATGGACAAGATAGCTATGTCTTCGTTGAGTTCCCATCAGATACTGTTCCAAGATATGCTAGTAAATTGTTATTCGATATACAGGTAGAAGGATATCAGCCCATTATTGTACACCCGGAACGTAATCGACATATTATCCAGAATCCCGACACCCTCTACAACCTAGTCAAAAAAGGCGCCTACACACAAATCACAGCAGCAAGCTTATGCGGTAGATTCGGTAAGAACATTAAAAAATTCACTCATCAGTTAATAGAAGCCAACCTAACCCACCTCATTGCATCTGATGCCCACAACACCACGTCAAGAGGGTTTTGTATGAAAGAGGCATATGGGGAGTTACAGAAAAACTATGGCCATTCCATGGTTTATTTATTTGTGGAAAATGCTGAGTATGTGGCCGAAGGGCAAGCATTGGCTTCGGATGTACCGCAGCACGTGAAAAGGAAAAAATTCTTAGGTTTATTTTAA
- a CDS encoding VanZ family protein — MTINTFLESLHFIEFAVLYLFLVVALVVNGKFSKTTSYLAAGVAILYGFIDEIHQFYVVGRSFTIIDLVKNSVGVFVAWSFVHTIKFAQFVKNNKKYVRSETE, encoded by the coding sequence ATGACTATCAATACATTTCTTGAAAGCTTACACTTCATTGAATTCGCTGTCCTATACCTTTTTTTAGTCGTTGCATTAGTAGTAAACGGAAAGTTCTCAAAAACAACCAGTTATTTAGCGGCTGGAGTTGCAATACTTTATGGCTTTATAGACGAAATTCATCAATTTTATGTAGTCGGAAGGTCATTTACTATTATAGACCTAGTTAAGAATAGCGTTGGAGTTTTTGTTGCTTGGTCGTTCGTGCATACAATTAAATTTGCTCAGTTTGTTAAGAACAATAAAAAGTACGTCCGAAGCGAGACGGAGTAG
- a CDS encoding S66 peptidase family protein, with the protein MPIRPIALQRGDTIGIVTLGSPPERNEVETGIEMLEDMGFNTLLGRYVYARDGFLAGTEQERAMDLMSMFANPQVKLILPTRGGVGVAGVLPYLNYPFIQRNAKIISGYSDITVLLNALYQSAHLTTFHSLMLVDFNPSTPEYNFNQFFAAVSSPTPTRQIHNPPEIPLKSKVPGNVTGPIVGGNLTSLIGTIGTPFEIDTEGKILLLEDTHEPINTLFRYIEQLRMAGKFQDCIGIVMGQCTECQESYGKTYEDLINEFIVPLRKPLMTNLATAHGTYKAAIPIGAMVNLNTLNNTLTVLEPTTIPPFYK; encoded by the coding sequence ATGCCCATAAGGCCAATTGCATTACAACGAGGGGATACAATTGGTATTGTCACGTTGGGAAGTCCGCCCGAAAGAAATGAGGTTGAAACAGGAATAGAAATGTTGGAAGACATGGGGTTTAATACACTGCTCGGTCGTTACGTGTACGCCCGAGATGGTTTCTTGGCAGGTACAGAGCAAGAGCGTGCGATGGATTTAATGAGCATGTTTGCCAATCCTCAAGTAAAGCTGATATTGCCTACTCGGGGAGGGGTAGGAGTTGCAGGGGTTCTGCCCTATCTTAACTATCCATTTATACAGCGAAACGCAAAAATCATAAGTGGTTACAGTGATATAACGGTACTGTTGAATGCCCTGTACCAAAGTGCACACTTGACCACTTTCCACAGTCTCATGCTTGTTGATTTTAATCCAAGTACCCCTGAGTACAATTTTAATCAGTTTTTCGCTGCCGTTTCCTCGCCTACACCAACTAGACAAATTCACAATCCTCCTGAAATTCCACTAAAGAGCAAAGTACCAGGGAACGTCACCGGACCAATTGTAGGAGGTAACCTTACCTCATTAATTGGCACAATCGGCACTCCTTTTGAAATAGATACTGAGGGGAAAATACTGCTTCTTGAAGATACACATGAACCCATCAATACGCTCTTCAGATATATTGAACAACTGCGAATGGCTGGGAAGTTCCAGGACTGTATTGGGATCGTTATGGGACAATGTACAGAGTGCCAAGAATCTTACGGTAAGACTTATGAAGATCTGATCAATGAATTCATCGTACCGTTAAGAAAGCCGCTTATGACTAATCTAGCCACGGCACATGGCACCTATAAAGCAGCAATTCCTATTGGAGCCATGGTTAACTTGAATACATTAAATAATACTTTAACGGTCCTCGAACCTACCACGATACCGCCTTTCTACAAGTAG
- a CDS encoding toprim domain-containing protein has protein sequence MVKHVSAEQVEIARNVDLLDYLQRKGEPLKKEGSYYRHQKHDSLVIKDQMYAWNSRDEKGAGVINFAKMFYGMSFPEAVQDLNRQGYRMKTVEQEKPKQPYQYSYQYEVNDKTEVKDYLTKERKIHPKIVEWLYQKDLIAQDKLGNVIFKWKQQGDIVGADRQGTTPMKDGRMFKKIDKNSHGSAGFSIDIGKPNSIYFFESPIDALSYWSIKKEKLQNTRLVSMSGLKRQTMIDEMKRMGKENHTIRHITFCTDNDRAGREFANKYHRLMNKNISAIDLSKQKDWNEELKKNYEEKKIRNKVIQTYRS, from the coding sequence TATCTACAGCGTAAAGGTGAGCCATTGAAAAAGGAAGGAAGCTACTATCGCCACCAAAAGCATGACAGCTTAGTGATTAAGGATCAAATGTATGCCTGGAACTCAAGAGATGAAAAAGGAGCAGGAGTGATTAACTTTGCAAAAATGTTTTATGGCATGAGTTTTCCTGAAGCTGTCCAAGATTTAAATCGACAAGGATACAGAATGAAGACGGTGGAACAGGAAAAGCCTAAGCAACCTTATCAGTATTCTTATCAGTATGAAGTGAACGACAAAACAGAGGTTAAAGACTACCTCACTAAAGAACGCAAAATTCACCCGAAAATCGTTGAGTGGCTGTATCAAAAAGACTTAATCGCCCAAGACAAGCTTGGCAATGTCATTTTTAAGTGGAAACAACAGGGAGATATTGTGGGGGCAGACAGACAAGGGACCACTCCTATGAAAGATGGACGAATGTTTAAAAAAATCGATAAGAATAGCCATGGATCCGCAGGCTTTTCAATTGATATTGGAAAACCGAATTCTATATATTTCTTTGAAAGCCCAATTGATGCTCTTTCATATTGGAGTATTAAGAAAGAAAAGCTACAAAATACTCGCTTAGTGTCCATGTCTGGCCTCAAACGTCAGACCATGATCGATGAAATGAAACGTATGGGGAAAGAAAATCATACGATCCGTCATATAACCTTTTGTACGGATAATGATAGGGCGGGAAGGGAATTTGCAAACAAGTATCACCGGTTGATGAATAAAAATATATCCGCCATTGATCTATCTAAGCAAAAAGATTGGAATGAAGAGTTAAAGAAAAATTATGAGGAGAAAAAAATTCGAAATAAAGTTATTCAGACTTATAGGAGTTAA